One Pyrus communis chromosome 4, drPyrComm1.1, whole genome shotgun sequence genomic region harbors:
- the LOC137731692 gene encoding two-component response regulator ARR1-like isoform X1, producing MHLSNGMGSMSTASSSGAWKSGDVVTDQFPAGLRVLVVDDDPTCLMILERMLRTCLYEVTKCNRAEIALSLLRENKNGFDIVISDVHMPDMDGFKLLEHVGLEMDLPVIMMSADDGKSVVMKGVTHGACDYLIKPVRIEALKNIWQHVVRKKKNEWKDVEQSGSVEEGDRQQKPSEDADYSSSANEGTWKNSKRRKDEEEETDERDDSSTLKKPRVVWSVELHQQFVGAVNQLGIDKAVPKKILELMNVPGLTRENVASHLQKYRLYLRRLSGVSQHQNNLSNSFMSPQEASFGAMSSLSGLDLQTLAVTGQLPAQSLATLQAAGLGRSTTKSGVPMPLVDQRNLFSFENPKSRFAEGQHHLSSGKPMNLLHGIPTTMEAKQLANLHQSAQSLGAVNMQVNAHGVQNSSLLMPVAQSQPRGQILNETSGNHVPRLSSSMGHPIMSNGMNSGVSGRNGMVDSGRGGGYNPMQQNSSMLNYPLNNSSQLPCNSFTLGSTPVMSSLTSKGAFPEDVNSDVKISSGFMPSYDMFNELQQHKSNEWDLQNVGLTFDPSQHTNSMHNSLDPSVLVHQGFSSSQRGGQSRSPTTVGKALFSMGEGSHLGNVQNTGQHLNGFVVDNTVRIKAESAPDATSQTSFFHEQYGQDDLMSALLKQQQDGLGPAENEFDFDGYSLDNIPV from the exons ATGCATCTGAGCAACGGCATGGGATCGATGTCAACGGCTAGTTCGAGTGGAGCTTGGAAATCGGGGGATGTGGTCACTGACCAGTTTCCTGCGGGACTAAGAGTCCTTGTGGTCGACGATGATCCTACTTGCCTTATGATCTTGGAGAGGATGCTCAGAACTTGCCTCTATGAAG TGACAAAATGTAATCGTGCGGAGATCGCACTTTCGTTGCTTCGAGAGAACAAGAACGGATTCGATATTGTTATCAGTGATGTGCACATGCCAGACATGGATGGATTCAAACTCCTAGAGCACGTTGGACTGGAGATGGACCTGCCTGTTATCA TGATGTCTGCTGATGATGGAAAAAGTGTTGTTATGAAGGGTGTGACTCATGGTGCTTGTGATTACCTAATCAAACCGGTTCGCATTGAGGCGCTGAAGAACATATGGCAGCATGTAGTGCGGAAGAAAAAGAACGAGTGGAAGGATGTGGAGCAATCTGGAAGTGTGGAAGAAGGGGATCGGCAGCAGAAACCATCCGAAGATGCAGATTACTCGTCCTCGGCAAATGAAGGGACTTGGAAGAACTCAAAGAGGAGGAAGGATGAGGAAGAAGAGACGGATGAGAGGGATGATTCATCCACATTAAAGAAGCCGCGGGTCGTTTGGTCAGTTGAACTTCATCAACAGTTTGTGGGCGCTGTCAATCAACTAGGCATTGATA AGGCTGTTCCTAAGAAAATTTTGGAGTTGATGAATGTTCCTGGGCTTACTAGAGAAAATGTTGCTAGCCATCTTCAG AAATACAGATTGTACCTTAGAAGGTTAAGTGGGGTGTCTCAGCACCAGAATAATTTGAGCAACTCTTTCATGAGTCCTCAAGAAGCGTCTTTCGGAGCAATGTCATCGCTTAGTGGGCTGGATCTTCAGACGCTAGCTGTCACTGGTCAACTCCCCGCTCAAAGCCTTGCCACACTCCAAGCAGCCGGACTTGGGAGGTCAACGACAAAATCAGGCGTACCTATGCCCCTTGTTGATCAAAGGAACTTATTCAGCTTTGAAAATCCAAAGTCGAGGTTTGCGGAAGGGCAACATCATCTGAGCAGTGGCAAACCGATGAACTTACTTCATGGGATTCCAACAACTATGGAGGCAAAACAGCTTGCCAACTTGCACCAGTCTGCACAATCTCTTGGGGCTGTCAATATGCAAGTCAATGCTCATGGAGTCCAGAACAGTTCTCTACTTATGCCGGTAGCTCAATCACAGCCAAGAGGGCAGATCTTGAATGAAACTTCTGGAAATCATGTTCCACGGCTCTCATCATCAATGGGGCATCCCATCATGTCTAACGGTATGAATAGTGGAGTTTCGGGAAGAAATGGAATGGTTGATAGCGGCAGAGGCGGAGGATATAATCCAATGCAACAAAACTCGTCAATGTTGAATTATCCCCTGAACAACAGTTCACAACTACCATGCAACAGTTTTACTCTTGGAAGTACACCAGTAATGTCCAGCCTCACGTCTAAAGGAGCATTTCCAGAAGATGTAAATTCTGACGTAAAAATATCTTCTGGATTTATGCCAAGTTATGATATGTTTAACGAGTTACAGCAGCACAAATCAAATGAATGGGACTTGCAGAATGTGGGATTGACTTTTGACCCCTCTCAACATACAAACTCCATGCACAATAGCCTTGATCCGTCAGTTTTAGTTCATCAAGGATTTTCTTCTAGCCAAAGAGGTGGACAAAGCAGGAGTCCAACTACTGTCGGAAAAGCTCTGTTCTCAATGGGCGAAGGCAGTCATCTTGGGAATGTGCAAAATACCGGTCAACATCTTAACGGTTTTGTTGTTGACAATACAGTTAGGATTAAAGCTGAAAGTGCCCCCGACGCAACTTCTCAAACTAGCTTCTTTCATGAACAATATGGTCAGGATGATCTAATGAGTGCACTTCTCAAGCAG cAGCAAGATGGACTTGGACCCGCTGAAAATGAGTTTGACTTTGATGGGTATTCCTTGGATAATATTCCTGTGTAG
- the LOC137731692 gene encoding two-component response regulator ARR1-like isoform X2: MHLSNGMGSMSTASSSGAWKSGDVVTDQFPAGLRVLVVDDDPTCLMILERMLRTCLYEVTKCNRAEIALSLLRENKNGFDIVISDVHMPDMDGFKLLEHVGLEMDLPVIMMSADDGKSVVMKGVTHGACDYLIKPVRIEALKNIWQHVVRKKKNEWKDVEQSGSVEEGDRQQKPSEDADYSSSANEGTWKNSKRRKDEEEETDERDDSSTLKKPRVVWSVELHQQFVGAVNQLGIDKAVPKKILELMNVPGLTRENVASHLQKYRLYLRRLSGVSQHQNNLSNSFMSPQEASFGAMSSLSGLDLQTLAVTGQLPAQSLATLQAAGLGRSTTKSGVPMPLVDQRNLFSFENPKSRFAEGQHHLSSGKPMNLLHGIPTTMEAKQLANLHQSAQSLGAVNMQVNAHGVQNSSLLMPVAQSQPRGQILNETSGNHVPRLSSSMGHPIMSNGMNSGVSGRNGMVDSGRGGGYNPMQQNSSMLNYPLNNSSQLPCNSFTLGSTPVMSSLTSKGAFPEDVNSDVKISSGFMPSYDMFNELQQHKSNEWDLQNVGLTFDPSQHTNSMHNSLDPSVLVHQGFSSSQRGGQSRSPTTVGKALFSMGEGSHLGNVQNTGQHLNGFVVDNTVRIKAESAPDATSQTSFFHEQYGQDDLMSALLKQQDGLGPAENEFDFDGYSLDNIPV; the protein is encoded by the exons ATGCATCTGAGCAACGGCATGGGATCGATGTCAACGGCTAGTTCGAGTGGAGCTTGGAAATCGGGGGATGTGGTCACTGACCAGTTTCCTGCGGGACTAAGAGTCCTTGTGGTCGACGATGATCCTACTTGCCTTATGATCTTGGAGAGGATGCTCAGAACTTGCCTCTATGAAG TGACAAAATGTAATCGTGCGGAGATCGCACTTTCGTTGCTTCGAGAGAACAAGAACGGATTCGATATTGTTATCAGTGATGTGCACATGCCAGACATGGATGGATTCAAACTCCTAGAGCACGTTGGACTGGAGATGGACCTGCCTGTTATCA TGATGTCTGCTGATGATGGAAAAAGTGTTGTTATGAAGGGTGTGACTCATGGTGCTTGTGATTACCTAATCAAACCGGTTCGCATTGAGGCGCTGAAGAACATATGGCAGCATGTAGTGCGGAAGAAAAAGAACGAGTGGAAGGATGTGGAGCAATCTGGAAGTGTGGAAGAAGGGGATCGGCAGCAGAAACCATCCGAAGATGCAGATTACTCGTCCTCGGCAAATGAAGGGACTTGGAAGAACTCAAAGAGGAGGAAGGATGAGGAAGAAGAGACGGATGAGAGGGATGATTCATCCACATTAAAGAAGCCGCGGGTCGTTTGGTCAGTTGAACTTCATCAACAGTTTGTGGGCGCTGTCAATCAACTAGGCATTGATA AGGCTGTTCCTAAGAAAATTTTGGAGTTGATGAATGTTCCTGGGCTTACTAGAGAAAATGTTGCTAGCCATCTTCAG AAATACAGATTGTACCTTAGAAGGTTAAGTGGGGTGTCTCAGCACCAGAATAATTTGAGCAACTCTTTCATGAGTCCTCAAGAAGCGTCTTTCGGAGCAATGTCATCGCTTAGTGGGCTGGATCTTCAGACGCTAGCTGTCACTGGTCAACTCCCCGCTCAAAGCCTTGCCACACTCCAAGCAGCCGGACTTGGGAGGTCAACGACAAAATCAGGCGTACCTATGCCCCTTGTTGATCAAAGGAACTTATTCAGCTTTGAAAATCCAAAGTCGAGGTTTGCGGAAGGGCAACATCATCTGAGCAGTGGCAAACCGATGAACTTACTTCATGGGATTCCAACAACTATGGAGGCAAAACAGCTTGCCAACTTGCACCAGTCTGCACAATCTCTTGGGGCTGTCAATATGCAAGTCAATGCTCATGGAGTCCAGAACAGTTCTCTACTTATGCCGGTAGCTCAATCACAGCCAAGAGGGCAGATCTTGAATGAAACTTCTGGAAATCATGTTCCACGGCTCTCATCATCAATGGGGCATCCCATCATGTCTAACGGTATGAATAGTGGAGTTTCGGGAAGAAATGGAATGGTTGATAGCGGCAGAGGCGGAGGATATAATCCAATGCAACAAAACTCGTCAATGTTGAATTATCCCCTGAACAACAGTTCACAACTACCATGCAACAGTTTTACTCTTGGAAGTACACCAGTAATGTCCAGCCTCACGTCTAAAGGAGCATTTCCAGAAGATGTAAATTCTGACGTAAAAATATCTTCTGGATTTATGCCAAGTTATGATATGTTTAACGAGTTACAGCAGCACAAATCAAATGAATGGGACTTGCAGAATGTGGGATTGACTTTTGACCCCTCTCAACATACAAACTCCATGCACAATAGCCTTGATCCGTCAGTTTTAGTTCATCAAGGATTTTCTTCTAGCCAAAGAGGTGGACAAAGCAGGAGTCCAACTACTGTCGGAAAAGCTCTGTTCTCAATGGGCGAAGGCAGTCATCTTGGGAATGTGCAAAATACCGGTCAACATCTTAACGGTTTTGTTGTTGACAATACAGTTAGGATTAAAGCTGAAAGTGCCCCCGACGCAACTTCTCAAACTAGCTTCTTTCATGAACAATATGGTCAGGATGATCTAATGAGTGCACTTCTCAAGCAG CAAGATGGACTTGGACCCGCTGAAAATGAGTTTGACTTTGATGGGTATTCCTTGGATAATATTCCTGTGTAG